A region of Dioscorea cayenensis subsp. rotundata cultivar TDr96_F1 chromosome 5, TDr96_F1_v2_PseudoChromosome.rev07_lg8_w22 25.fasta, whole genome shotgun sequence DNA encodes the following proteins:
- the LOC120261877 gene encoding peroxidase A2-like gives MVHSSLFHLLALTLTLTLTLTSSFFQGSRAQLSSTFYDNTCSNVSTIVRNIIQQAQSSDARIVASLTRLHFHDCFVNGCDGSVLLDDSSSIQSEKGAVPNNNSTRGFEVVDNIKTAVENVCPGIVSCADILALAAEASVNLAGGPTWTVLLGRRDGTTASFSGANNLPSPRDPLITLRSKFSNVGLGDTDLVALSGAHTFGRAKCSSFSDRLYNFSNSGSPDPSLDTTYLATLQQSCPQGGRGDILNKLDPSSPYTFDENYYTNLQDNQGLLQSDQELTSDSSLASIVNSFASSQSAFFQNFGSSMVNMGNISPLSGSNGEIRSNCRKVNGS, from the exons ATGGTGCACTCTAGCCTTTTTCATCTTCTtgccctaaccctaaccctaaccttaACCTTAACATCCTCCTTCTTCCAAGGATCAAGAGCTCAACTTAGCTCCACCTTTTATGACAACACTTGTTCTAATGTATCAACCATAGTGAGAAATATCATTCAACAAGCTCAATCATCTGATGCACGAATCGTCGCTAGTCTCACCCGTCTACATTTTCATGACTGCTTTGTCAAT GGTTGTGATGGATCAGTGTTGTTGGATGATAGCTCAAGTATACAGAGTGAGAAAGGTGCAGTTCCTAATAATAATTCAACTCGAGGTTTCGAGGTCGTCGATAACATTAAAACTGCAGTGGAGAATGTTTGCCCTGGTATTGTATCCTGTGCTGATATTCTTGCCCTTGCCGCTGAAGCTTCTGTTAACTTG GCAGGAGGTCCTACATGGACAGTGCTACTAGGAAGAAGGGATGGCACCACTGCAAGCTTCTCCGGTGCAAACAACCTCCCTAGCCCTAGAGATCCCCTCATCACTCTTCGATCCAAGTTCTCCAATGTCGGCCTCGGCGATACCGATCTCGTCGCCTTATCTG GAGCTCACACATTTGGAAGAGCAAAGTGCAGCTCCTTCAGTGACAGGCTCTACAACTTCAGTAACAGTGGCAGCCCAGACCCCAGCTTGGACACCACCTACCTTGCCACCCTTCAGCAAAGCTGTCCACAAGGAGGAAGAGGAGACATCCTCAACAAGCTTGATCCAAGTTCGCCGTACACTTTTGATGAAAACTATTACACCAATCTTCAGGACAACCAAGGGCTCCTCCAGTCTGATCAGGAGCTCACCAGTGACAGTTCCCTTGCTTCCATTGTTAATAGCTTTGCCAGCAGTCAAAGCGCATTCTTTCAGAACTTTGGTTCATCGATGGTGAACATGGGGAATATCAGTCCTTTGAGTGGGTCAAATGGAGAGATTAGAAGCAATTGCAGGAAGGTTAATGGAAGCTAG